A genome region from Mycobacterium florentinum includes the following:
- a CDS encoding Ppx/GppA phosphatase family protein, translated as MRLGVLDVGSNTVHLLVVDAHRGGHPTPMSSTKATLRLAEATDSSGKITKRGAEKLTSTIDEFAKIAVSSGCAELMAFATSAVRDAENSDDVLTRVRKETGVELQVLTGVDESRLTFLAVRRWYGWSAGRIINLDIGGGSLELSSGVDEEPEVALSLPLGAGRLTREWLPDDPPGRRRVAMLRDWLDTELAEASEAVLDAGSPELAVATSKTFRSLARLTGAAPSAAGPRVKRTLTANGLRQLISFISRMTTADRAELEGVSAERAPQIVAGALVAEASMRALSIETVDICPWALREGLILRKLDSEADGTALVETPVRNAGGQAVDRNAHRSRGDKS; from the coding sequence GTGCGATTAGGCGTGCTCGACGTGGGTAGCAACACGGTGCATCTGCTGGTGGTCGATGCCCACCGCGGCGGGCACCCCACCCCGATGAGTTCGACGAAGGCCACCTTGCGGTTGGCCGAGGCCACCGACAGCTCGGGCAAAATCACCAAGCGCGGCGCCGAAAAGCTGACCTCCACGATCGACGAGTTCGCCAAGATCGCCGTCAGCTCCGGTTGTGCCGAGCTGATGGCTTTCGCCACCTCCGCGGTCCGCGACGCCGAGAATTCCGACGACGTGCTGACCCGGGTGCGCAAGGAGACTGGCGTCGAGTTGCAAGTGCTGACCGGGGTCGACGAGTCGCGGCTGACCTTCCTGGCGGTGCGCCGCTGGTATGGGTGGAGCGCCGGGCGAATCATCAACCTCGACATCGGCGGCGGCTCGCTGGAGCTGTCCAGCGGCGTCGACGAGGAACCCGAAGTCGCGCTGTCGCTGCCGCTGGGGGCGGGGAGGTTGACCCGCGAGTGGCTGCCCGACGACCCGCCCGGGCGGCGCCGGGTGGCGATGCTGCGCGACTGGCTGGACACCGAGCTGGCCGAGGCCAGCGAAGCGGTGCTGGATGCGGGCAGCCCCGAACTCGCGGTGGCGACGTCGAAGACGTTCCGCTCGCTGGCCCGGCTCACCGGTGCGGCGCCATCGGCCGCCGGACCGCGAGTGAAGCGAACGCTGACCGCCAACGGCCTCAGGCAACTCATATCTTTCATCTCTAGGATGACCACCGCTGACAGGGCGGAATTGGAAGGAGTCAGCGCCGAGCGGGCGCCGCAGATCGTGGCGGGCGCTTTGGTGGCGGAGGCGAGTATGCGAGCGCTGTCGATAGAAACAGTGGATATCTGCCCGTGGGCGTTACGGGAAGGTCTCATCTTGCGCAAGCTCGACAGTGAAGCCGACGGAACCGCGCTCGTCGAGACTCCGGTGCGCAATGCTGGAGGTCAGGCAGTTGATCGGAACGCCCACCGATCGAGAGGCGACAAATCATGA